Genomic window (Daucus carota subsp. sativus chromosome 5, DH1 v3.0, whole genome shotgun sequence):
AATTTGAAGTGTTTGATAATATTTCTGGCACTGTAATTATCTGGTCATCCAAAAGACAAGCTGATAATGTATTAATTGTATGAACTCTGTAATTTGTAAATACTGTTAATGTCTATGTAATATACAGCACAAAATATGTATGTTTAGTTCGAATTGTATAGTGTCGGAGTCTTGATAAGATACCTATATTCTCCTTTTCATATGGCGTAGTTCATGCTATTTGTTGCCAGTGGGTATGCCATCGATTGTCTTAGGCCATCCTTTCGTAGCCTTGTTGGCTAGCATCAAATTTTTTGACAATTGATTTGTTTAAGTTCTAGATCcttgcaattttatattttgtcaTGTAAAGTAGACTCCTAGCAGACATTCTCTTTATGTATAGTTCCATCCTTAcattaattttttgtaaaatttctgCTCCACACTTGGTCATTCGGAGTTCTCCCTCCCTTATCACTGTTAAATCACTTTGTTTTATCACCTTTATTTGTCAGAACTGCATCAATTAAGGTGCCTCATTAATGGTGCTCTCACAGCCATTAGGAAAGACACATCACTATGTTATTTATCATGCACAGTTGCACACATGTTCCTTTTAACTTTCATACTTATGTTCGCACACACAAGTATCATCCTTTATGTTTGCCGtttctttaattaatttgtttcctagggagtattattttttatgCAGTGCAGGAAATTAACATAGGTTGCAGTTATTGCAAGGAGATACAGGGATACCTTCCTATATGGTGTTTGTGTAGTTTAAGGTTCAGGTGTAGCCAATTAGCGTAAGATCGCTTTTGATCTGAAACAAATAGAGACCTGGGTATTCACCTTTTACTGGTTTTCAGTCAACGTTAAAAATATCATCAGTGTGGAGGTCAGAACTAGTGAGTAGAAGATGATTTGTTTTGAGCATTGCTGATTGCTGCAAACTGTATGTCTTTTGAATATATACATATCAGGTATGCTGCTCACCTCTATAAGTAGTAAACGTATcttgcaaaaaaaaagaagcagcaGCTATCTATATATAATTGGATTGATCTTGAGTAGATTATAGTGATTTGATTTGCATACATTAATGGATATCTGAGGAACAACATGGTTAATGAGGATGTATTGGCTAGAAATTTATAGTATAGGCAACATGCATTGTAAGtagctattttatatatctcaaTTAGCAGGTCGTTGAAATGTTTGGATCAATCTCTTCTGCTAACTCAATACATGTGCAAAGGAAACTGTTGGACTGTTTTTAGAGGATTCAACCGTATTAATATATCATCTGTAATGAAGTTGTCATATATGCTATATGTAAACATGCTCGTATATGTAGTTTGTGCTTTTTTGACCGAATGTACTCATGCACTAATTCGTCTGCAGGTTGGTTTGAGTATATTACGATTGCAATTGATTGAAGTGATCTTGAAgtcttgaactatattatgggcCATAGACACTTCCCCAACTTGTCGAATATGTCGGGGTTCAATCAAGGTCATGATAACAATCATCAATCACACCAATTCTACCATCCAACAGGTATTATATTGCTTTTACTTgttctatttgatattttatcagATAAGTTAACAGTTAACACTGCTAGTTGCAAAATTGCAATCACATGAATATGGTTTTCTCATATAGCAGATTGAAgaagaattttgtttctttcctGTTAGCAGAATAAAGATAAAGATTAGAATTATATAAGGACAAAAGGAGGATGAAaaaatttgttatattaaaagaattttgtttctttcctGTTAGCAGaataaagaaaaattagaatCTATAATGATGATTTGTGCACAATGagtttttggtatttttaaaaagaatggCCTTCCTATATGTGTAGCAGCATGGTTTAATTTTGGCTAGTGGTAGTACATAATAATGCTGCAGTTGATTTTTAAAGGTGTTGAAAATGAGCATACATTTTTTTCCTGGATATTATTCATCATCTTGCCTCAATTTTGTTACTGTAtcttccttgtttttgtcaGAAGTGCTTGCCGTTCCAGAAAATGGGTCATTTGTTTCACCATTGATTAATTTATCTAGAGGTGGAGTACGCTCTGATCATCAATATAATCCAGAATACAGACAACATGAGTATGCTACCCAAAGCTTTTACAGGGAAGAACACGGTTTACAACCACCGTTTTCAGGGGATTCTTATTATTCTTATTCCGACTTGGCAGCTGGTGGAAACTTGTCTATGAATCCAAACCTAGACATGAATTCTTCTCAAATGAATTATAACTATTACAATGGACAAAGTACACATGATTCTGAGGGGGCTGTACCATATCCTTTAAGAGGAGGTGAAAGGGGGTCCTATAAAAGGAAATGCCCGGCGGAGCCAACATTTTATGGTCCATTTGAAAGAGGAAGTGCAAGCAGATCATCATATGGTGCGGGAAGTTCTTCTAGCTCTTCGCAGCTTCAGGTTGAAAAGCCAAATTTTGATTATCAAGGCATCTCTTCAGGCCCCATTGGCTTGCCTCACCATAGAGGAAGTGGCCTTCCATTTTCTCATGAAGATTCATTAAGAAATGTGAGAAGCCGATCTAGGCTTGACGTTCATCCCATGGCTGTGAGAGCGCATTTCTCAAGTCACCCTTCTCAACATTACCATTCAGCAACCTTTCAAACATATCCTCCTGGCAGGGCGAATCTTGCCAGTTCAAATGCTGATCAGGCAAGACAAGAGTGGAATCGCATACCTATTTCTTCTGTTGCTGCTTTTACTCCTGGAAGGGGCTCAATTGCTGGTTAGTTTCAGCATTGATGTTTCATCATTCATACAATATTGAgctttattgtttttctaaaaaataattgatttgcAGGTCATAGTGGCGTAAGCCCCACGGCGGATCAGTATATTGTTGGAGGAAGTACATCCAATGTCACTGGTGGTCATCATAATTACACTTCAAGTGGACATCCTGTTTCATCTTCACATTATTTTAATGGCACCTCTGCGCAGGTTGCAAGGGGAAGTGGTACCGTTCAATCTAGGAGTAGTATATCTGCATACAGGAATGGCCTCAGCTTCTCAAGTGCAAGGCATGAAGCTGTCGGTTCAGCTGTGAATTCTTATGTAGGAAGTTCAGCTTCTACATATACGGGGTCATTATTGACCAGTGGAGTACATAACAATTACAGGAATGTAAGGTCTAGCTTAGCTCTTGAGAGGGTTCAACCTATTCCTGGTCTTGTGGATACCCAACATAGAATTGGTGCCGAGGTGTGTAGTAATATGTTTTCTTCTACAACTATGTTAATAGTAAAGAGCTGGTTCTGTTATATTTCTGTTTTGTTGTTGAAGTTTATTGAGGACTTTGCGACTGTCACAGTGTTTGGCCACACCTCTGTATATGCAGATCAGTGAATATTAATTTGTTTCAGTTTATATATTAACCATTTTTCTCCATTTTCACAAGATGAATTAGTCTGAACTTATGGCATTGTTCTTTACCTGAATCTAGTATAGTCAGAGTAAACCTTAATAGCTTGTTAGGAGTTATCTCATAGAATTTTTTTGGAGTAAATACTGGAACAGGAGAATGGAACTTCTGTAGTATaagattttatgatttttttttaaaaatccttcAAGCAGATATGCCCTCTTGGTTTGGATATGGTTTTTCATTTTCCGAACATATATTTTGATCATGTCAATTATTTTTGTATCAGAATGTAGCCAATATTTGCCATGTCACTTGTTAATTACATAGTTTTGTAAACATGGCTCATTCAGTGTGTGCTTTTTCTAGTTATAACCCGGGGTAATGAATGGATGTATTAGTCATTGTTTCATTCTTCTTATGGCCtctgtgtttatataatttttcctcATATTTTGAAGTAAAATAAAAGCTGTAACAGCTATGTGGTCTTTTGCTCTGGCCCTGTCAAGTCTCTAGTTTTTGTGATCTCTCTTTTCCAGTGAAAGCAAATTCTATTATGTTTACTGAGAATGCAGTTTAATCGGTGTCCCTTTTTTTTTATCAACGTTTATTCTAATGTTCTATGGCCCTCCAGGTTTCCATGATCTATAGTGCTTCCAGAAGTTCATATGATCAGTATAGAGACATGAGGCTAGATGTTGACAACATGAGCTATGAGGTGGGGATGTCAAAACTGATATTATTGTTCATTAGTTTCTTCTTCTCATTGGTACTGAAATTTAGTGATTTTGGGCAGGAACTTCTTGCTCTGGAGGAAACAATCGGAAATGTCAGCACTGGCTTGTCTGAAGATATGATCATAAAGTGTTTATCAGGAAAGATGTACACTTCTGGAGATCAATATTGTGTGGAAGGATCTTGTGCCATCTGCCTTGTAAGAACCTTGCGTATATGCACTCTCTCCCCTACAAATAGAGTATTTTGCATAATTCTAATCCAACGGAAAATTGGTGTTTACTTGATGGAATGTTAAGATTATTTTTGAAACATGCAATTGCTTCTCTAGGCACCGGTGGTTCTTTAAATTATGTCCTGGTCTTAAGCTTAATCTGGTTTCTTATGTGCACTAGTAATGCAGAAAGTATTAGTAAAGTGatctgaaaataatttttttggatttctatAGCTAACTAAAATTAGAGGTTGTAAAATATAGATTCAAgtctatattttcttttatgaatTACAATCTTGTGATTCTGTTTGTATGTTTTAAAGTCCTTTGCCTTAAATCCCATCAATTTTGTAAATGCATAATAAACTTGAATATATTGaccttttctttctttcctgGCTGCCCCCAGGGGACAAAGTAAAATCTTGTTGTCTCATTTACAATTTTGTTTTACTAGTGGACTCTGTGGGATTTCAATTGACGATGTTATGACCATTGCAAGAGAATAAGAAAAGATTAGATTTGTGGGATAATTCTTTGCTTTCTTCTGAAGAGACAAGAGAGAGACTAACACATATCTCTTTCAGGGATGGTTTATAGTA
Coding sequences:
- the LOC108223152 gene encoding probable E3 ubiquitin-protein ligase ZFP1 isoform X1, which produces MGHRHFPNLSNMSGFNQGHDNNHQSHQFYHPTEVLAVPENGSFVSPLINLSRGGVRSDHQYNPEYRQHEYATQSFYREEHGLQPPFSGDSYYSYSDLAAGGNLSMNPNLDMNSSQMNYNYYNGQSTHDSEGAVPYPLRGGERGSYKRKCPAEPTFYGPFERGSASRSSYGAGSSSSSSQLQVEKPNFDYQGISSGPIGLPHHRGSGLPFSHEDSLRNVRSRSRLDVHPMAVRAHFSSHPSQHYHSATFQTYPPGRANLASSNADQARQEWNRIPISSVAAFTPGRGSIAGHSGVSPTADQYIVGGSTSNVTGGHHNYTSSGHPVSSSHYFNGTSAQVARGSGTVQSRSSISAYRNGLSFSSARHEAVGSAVNSYVGSSASTYTGSLLTSGVHNNYRNVRSSLALERVQPIPGLVDTQHRIGAEVSMIYSASRSSYDQYRDMRLDVDNMSYEELLALEETIGNVSTGLSEDMIIKCLSGKMYTSGDQYCVEGSCAICLEEYKSDDGIGTLKHCGHNYHVDCITKWLLVKNVCPICKAAAFTN
- the LOC108223152 gene encoding probable E3 ubiquitin-protein ligase ZFP1 isoform X2, encoding MGHRHFPNLSNMSGFNQGHDNNHQSHQFYHPTVLAVPENGSFVSPLINLSRGGVRSDHQYNPEYRQHEYATQSFYREEHGLQPPFSGDSYYSYSDLAAGGNLSMNPNLDMNSSQMNYNYYNGQSTHDSEGAVPYPLRGGERGSYKRKCPAEPTFYGPFERGSASRSSYGAGSSSSSSQLQVEKPNFDYQGISSGPIGLPHHRGSGLPFSHEDSLRNVRSRSRLDVHPMAVRAHFSSHPSQHYHSATFQTYPPGRANLASSNADQARQEWNRIPISSVAAFTPGRGSIAGHSGVSPTADQYIVGGSTSNVTGGHHNYTSSGHPVSSSHYFNGTSAQVARGSGTVQSRSSISAYRNGLSFSSARHEAVGSAVNSYVGSSASTYTGSLLTSGVHNNYRNVRSSLALERVQPIPGLVDTQHRIGAEVSMIYSASRSSYDQYRDMRLDVDNMSYEELLALEETIGNVSTGLSEDMIIKCLSGKMYTSGDQYCVEGSCAICLEEYKSDDGIGTLKHCGHNYHVDCITKWLLVKNVCPICKAAAFTN